The Gossypium arboreum isolate Shixiya-1 chromosome 2, ASM2569848v2, whole genome shotgun sequence region CCAGAAGGGAAGAAAACGATGACGTTTCACCCTTTTTCGAGACTTTATCGGAGTATATTGAAAGTACCAAGAAAAGTCAAGATTTCGAGATCATCTCCGGCCGTCTCGCCATGGTAATTAAACTTTAAAAAGCTTCGCTCACTGTTGGCCCCTGTTTTCTATTTTAACTAAATTTGAAACATGAATCTGATGGGGATttactttcttttcctttttgcaGATTGTGTTTGCAGCGACAGTGACAACAGAGTTCGTGACGGGAACCTCCATATTTAGGAAGATGGATTTGCAAGGGATTGCTGAAGCAGTGGGTGCGTGCTTAGGCGCAATGACTTGTGCTGCGGCTTTTGCTTGGTTATCGAGTGCTCGGAACAAAGTGGGTCGGATCTTCACCGTCGGTTGCAACTCGTTTATTGATTCGGTGATAGACCAAATCGTGGATGGATTGTTCTATGAAACTGATGGTACTAGTGACTGGTCTGATGATATTTGAAAGTAGGGAATGGTAAATTATATATTGATGTTTATATATAGATAGGATGGTCTCCCTTTGAGAGAAATGATAATAAGTGGAACTACATGACAAGGAAAGTTACAGATGGAGTGATTAGGTTTTGTTGCAACAAATTTTATTGAATCAGAAGGCATATATGTATACGAAGGGGGGATGGAGTTGATAGTGTCTGCCTATCTCATGTGAGATTATAGATGTTAACTTGTATAAAAATTACGAATTCTATATAGTAATCAACTCTGTTTGCTTATATGATCATCTGATAACTCTCTCGAATTGCATATGAAAAACTCTCCTATTGATCCTTCTGTCACTCGTAGCAACATCATCGAGGTGGAACTTATTGTGCACATTTCTTTATGACAACAATTTCATCTGATATATTCTTGGAGCT contains the following coding sequences:
- the LOC108464817 gene encoding stress enhanced protein 2, chloroplastic; translated protein: MATVARVIRCELLSTKPGANTRREQGGQVQVQRVKVGEPENGKIVLQPRLCTLRSYGSDRVGVMKTRREENDDVSPFFETLSEYIESTKKSQDFEIISGRLAMIVFAATVTTEFVTGTSIFRKMDLQGIAEAVGACLGAMTCAAAFAWLSSARNKVGRIFTVGCNSFIDSVIDQIVDGLFYETDGTSDWSDDI